The following coding sequences lie in one Sedimentibacter sp. MB35-C1 genomic window:
- the prfA gene encoding peptide chain release factor 1 → MLEKLEALKDKYIEISEKISDPATLSDSQKLQKLMKEQAQLEPLVTKYNEYMDVSSQLKESKEMLNEKLDDDFREMVKEEVKELTEKEDELSNEIKILLLPKDPNDDRDVIVEVRAGVGGDEAGLFAGDLLRMYLRYAERQGWKTEFISVNEQGVGGYKEAIFSIRGKGAYSKLKYESGVHRVQRVPATESSGRIHTSSATVAVLPEVDDVDIEINPNDVRVDVFRSSGNGGQCVNTTDSAVRLTHIPTGIVISCQDEKSQLKNKDKAFKVLKARLYDLYQQEQNKELADARKSQVGSGDRSERIRTYNFPQGRVTDHRIGMTLYKLDSFLDGDITEMLEALLTSDQAEKLKEIAE, encoded by the coding sequence ATGTTAGAAAAATTGGAAGCTCTAAAAGATAAATATATAGAAATCAGCGAAAAAATTTCAGACCCGGCAACATTAAGCGATTCGCAGAAACTTCAGAAATTAATGAAGGAGCAGGCTCAGCTTGAACCATTGGTTACAAAATACAATGAATATATGGATGTTTCATCACAGCTTAAGGAATCAAAAGAAATGCTCAATGAAAAGCTGGATGATGATTTCAGAGAAATGGTAAAGGAAGAAGTTAAGGAGCTCACAGAAAAAGAAGATGAACTCAGCAATGAAATAAAAATACTTCTCCTGCCAAAGGACCCCAACGATGACAGGGATGTTATTGTGGAAGTAAGAGCCGGGGTAGGCGGTGATGAGGCGGGCCTTTTTGCCGGGGATTTACTCAGAATGTACTTGAGATATGCAGAAAGACAAGGATGGAAAACAGAGTTTATTTCTGTAAATGAACAGGGAGTTGGAGGATACAAGGAAGCTATATTCTCTATAAGAGGAAAGGGAGCTTATTCTAAGCTGAAATATGAAAGCGGAGTGCACAGGGTTCAGCGTGTTCCGGCAACCGAATCAAGCGGAAGAATTCATACTTCATCTGCGACGGTAGCTGTGCTTCCCGAGGTTGATGATGTAGATATTGAAATAAATCCAAATGATGTAAGAGTAGATGTTTTCCGTTCGTCAGGAAACGGAGGGCAGTGTGTAAACACAACAGACTCTGCGGTAAGACTTACACATATTCCGACAGGAATAGTTATATCCTGTCAGGATGAAAAAAGTCAGCTTAAGAACAAGGATAAAGCTTTTAAGGTGCTTAAAGCCAGACTTTATGACTTGTACCAGCAGGAGCAGAATAAAGAACTTGCTGATGCGAGAAAGAGTCAAGTGGGTTCTGGGGACAGGAGCGAAAGAATACGAACTTATAACTTCCCTCAGGGCAGAGTTACGGATCACAGGATAGGAATGACACTGTATAAACTTGATTCATTCTTGGATGGAGATATAACGGAAATGCTGGAAGCTTTACTAACTTCCGACCAGGCAGAAAAACTAAAAGAAATTGCTGAATAA
- the prmC gene encoding peptide chain release factor N(5)-glutamine methyltransferase, producing MVTIEKLLKDGIKIIRQREFNNPFLDVQLILSHLLKQDKIYLHVNRNKEVDDITAEKFYDMVEKRNSGYPLQYMTNSQEFMGLDFYVQKGVLVPRPDTEVLVEKIIDTINTGQLKNKNINILDIGTGSGAIAVSLGYYLKNADITAMDISDTAIETVSINIKRHGLTNVRALKADIFNFDACKKYDIVVSNPPYIEREIIRTLPEEVSVYEPKLALDGGKDGLDYYRQIIRVFDKIRGENAMLFVEIGYDQKQKVTEILNRTNIFKTIEGSKDLSGNDRVVTGMT from the coding sequence ATGGTAACAATTGAAAAATTGTTGAAAGACGGAATTAAAATTATTAGGCAAAGGGAATTTAACAATCCTTTTCTTGATGTGCAGCTAATCTTATCTCATCTGCTTAAGCAGGATAAGATTTATTTGCATGTTAACAGGAATAAAGAAGTTGATGATATTACTGCAGAAAAGTTTTACGATATGGTTGAAAAAAGGAATTCGGGATATCCTCTTCAATATATGACTAATTCTCAGGAATTTATGGGACTGGATTTTTATGTGCAAAAAGGTGTTCTCGTACCTAGACCCGATACAGAAGTATTGGTTGAAAAAATAATTGATACTATTAATACTGGGCAACTGAAGAATAAAAATATAAACATTCTTGATATAGGTACAGGAAGCGGTGCAATTGCTGTAAGCTTGGGATACTACCTTAAAAATGCAGATATTACAGCAATGGATATCAGTGATACGGCAATTGAAACGGTAAGTATTAATATAAAAAGACATGGACTTACTAATGTAAGGGCATTAAAAGCGGATATTTTTAATTTTGATGCCTGCAAAAAGTATGATATTGTTGTATCTAACCCACCGTATATAGAAAGAGAAATAATAAGGACACTTCCCGAAGAAGTTTCTGTGTATGAGCCTAAGCTGGCTCTCGACGGAGGAAAAGATGGGCTTGACTATTACAGGCAGATAATAAGAGTGTTTGATAAAATACGTGGAGAAAATGCAATGCTTTTTGTAGAAATCGGGTATGATCAAAAACAAAAGGTTACAGAAATTTTAAATCGTACAAATATATTTAAAACAATTGAAGGCAGTAAGGATTTGAGCGGAAACGACAGAGTAGTTACCGGTATGACATAG
- a CDS encoding DUF1385 domain-containing protein encodes MSDIVKKEVKKTSIGGQALIEGIMMKGPGKLATAVRKPDGEIEIKESEIKQLFKHKFFKLPIIRGSFVLIDSLVSGVKELMYSAEFYGEDYEEDALDKFIRKVFKDKADTAVIYVSVAVALIFSVVIFILGPTLLTNVLKNVVKNTLLLNLIEGLIRVLMFVGYVYAVSKLNDIKRVFMYHGAEHKTIHCYEHGEELTVENVRKYSTLHPRCGTSFMINVMLISILVFSFFGWPNPLMRLVVRISMLPVIAGLSYELNRYVGRCESDNMFTKIITYPGFQIQKITTKEPDDSMMEVAIKAMERVIPENGEDDTW; translated from the coding sequence ATGAGCGATATAGTAAAAAAAGAGGTCAAAAAGACCAGCATAGGCGGTCAGGCTCTCATTGAAGGAATAATGATGAAGGGTCCCGGAAAACTTGCAACTGCAGTGAGAAAACCTGATGGTGAGATTGAAATAAAAGAAAGTGAAATAAAACAGTTATTTAAGCATAAATTCTTTAAACTTCCTATAATAAGAGGAAGCTTTGTGCTCATTGACTCTCTTGTAAGCGGAGTGAAAGAGCTTATGTATTCAGCTGAATTTTACGGTGAAGATTATGAAGAGGATGCTCTTGATAAATTTATAAGAAAAGTATTTAAGGATAAGGCAGATACTGCAGTAATTTATGTATCAGTTGCAGTAGCATTGATATTTTCTGTGGTCATATTCATTTTAGGTCCGACACTGCTGACAAATGTACTGAAAAATGTGGTAAAAAATACACTTTTGTTGAACTTGATTGAAGGCTTGATAAGGGTTCTGATGTTTGTAGGTTATGTGTATGCTGTATCTAAGCTTAATGACATAAAAAGAGTTTTTATGTATCACGGTGCGGAGCACAAAACCATACACTGCTATGAGCACGGTGAGGAATTGACAGTAGAGAATGTAAGAAAATATTCTACACTTCATCCGAGATGCGGAACCAGCTTTATGATAAATGTCATGCTGATAAGCATACTGGTATTTTCATTTTTTGGATGGCCCAATCCTCTAATGAGGCTTGTTGTTAGAATTTCAATGCTTCCTGTCATAGCTGGGTTATCGTATGAGCTTAACAGATATGTGGGAAGATGCGAAAGTGATAACATGTTTACAAAAATTATAACTTATCCGGGTTTTCAGATACAAAAAATTACTACCAAGGAGCCGGATGATTCTATGATGGAAGTGGCTATAAAAGCTATGGAAAGAGTTATCCCGGAAAACGGAGAAGATGATACATGGTAA
- the greA gene encoding transcription elongation factor GreA — MENKEILVTEEGYQELLDELENRKTKLRYEISERIKGAMKEGDLSENAEYHESKEEQNKNESRIIVLEYTIKNAKVVKHNEKTKDIIQIGSKVKLRDIEFDEILDYNIVGATEADPVAGKISNLSPLGSELLGKKKGTKINVSSPGGVVEYEILEVN, encoded by the coding sequence ATGGAAAATAAAGAAATACTGGTTACAGAAGAAGGCTACCAAGAACTTCTTGACGAGCTTGAAAACAGAAAAACAAAATTGAGATATGAAATTTCAGAAAGAATAAAAGGAGCCATGAAAGAAGGCGATTTAAGTGAAAATGCCGAATATCATGAATCCAAAGAAGAACAGAATAAAAATGAGTCCAGAATAATCGTTCTCGAATATACTATAAAAAATGCAAAGGTTGTTAAGCACAACGAAAAAACAAAAGATATAATCCAGATTGGCAGCAAAGTTAAACTAAGAGATATTGAATTTGATGAAATTCTAGATTATAACATTGTAGGAGCAACAGAGGCAGATCCTGTGGCAGGGAAAATTTCTAATTTATCGCCCCTTGGATCAGAGCTGCTTGGAAAAAAGAAAGGAACAAAGATTAATGTTTCATCTCCGGGCGGTGTTGTAGAATACGAAATTCTTGAAGTGAATTAA
- a CDS encoding TetR/AcrR family transcriptional regulator, which yields MKEIRKPIQKRSIEKMNKISDAGFELFCEKGYHGTNTIEIAKRANVSTGALYSYFRDKRDIYITAFEQYLNSFSNALFEKLEDMQQPFNLSIFIERWISIYIEVYATSNQALAQLRMVMIEDEKINQHFCDFENKYVYGIVDILNKNNILSNNLPEKVYASCILVDALCREKSSFPHDKLNYTALEAQIKNAIFHMLSS from the coding sequence ATGAAGGAAATACGGAAGCCTATCCAAAAGCGTTCAATTGAGAAAATGAACAAAATCTCAGATGCTGGTTTTGAGCTATTTTGCGAAAAGGGCTATCATGGAACAAATACAATTGAAATTGCAAAACGTGCTAATGTATCGACCGGCGCGCTATACAGCTATTTCAGGGATAAGCGCGACATATACATTACCGCCTTTGAACAATATCTTAATTCTTTTTCAAATGCTTTATTTGAAAAATTAGAAGACATGCAACAACCATTTAATCTTTCAATTTTTATCGAGAGATGGATTTCAATATATATTGAAGTGTATGCAACATCAAATCAGGCTTTAGCTCAATTGAGAATGGTAATGATAGAAGATGAAAAAATTAATCAGCATTTTTGTGATTTTGAAAATAAGTATGTGTATGGAATTGTTGATATATTAAACAAAAATAATATTCTCTCTAATAACCTTCCCGAAAAGGTTTATGCTTCTTGTATATTGGTGGACGCATTATGCCGGGAAAAATCCTCTTTTCCACATGACAAGCTGAATTACACAGCCCTAGAAGCCCAAATAAAAAATGCTATATTCCATATGCTGTCATCATGA
- a CDS encoding nitroreductase family protein: MDLFELAKARCTTRGFTDQSISKFDLERILSVGHVAPTACNQQPQRIIVVQTPNNLCKVQKAYKIFGSRCVLIVCRDTRNELIRPFDQKCSGDLDIGIICDHMMLAARELNIGSVMVGLFDPNVIRKEFNIPGYIEPTALLILGYPKKGFLNPERHATERKPLSNTIMYEKYVDCTNSQM; encoded by the coding sequence ATGGATTTATTTGAATTGGCAAAAGCACGCTGTACCACGCGCGGATTTACAGACCAAAGCATTTCAAAATTTGATTTAGAAAGAATTCTGTCTGTTGGGCATGTTGCACCTACGGCCTGCAATCAACAGCCACAACGAATCATAGTTGTTCAAACCCCAAATAATCTATGTAAGGTTCAGAAAGCATATAAAATATTTGGCTCACGTTGTGTTCTAATTGTATGCCGAGATACAAGAAATGAGCTGATACGTCCATTTGATCAGAAATGTTCAGGAGATTTAGATATCGGTATTATTTGCGATCACATGATGCTGGCAGCTAGAGAGTTAAACATTGGAAGTGTGATGGTTGGCTTGTTTGACCCGAATGTAATACGAAAGGAATTTAATATTCCAGGATACATAGAACCTACTGCATTGCTAATCTTGGGATATCCCAAAAAAGGGTTTCTGAATCCTGAACGCCATGCAACCGAAAGGAAACCACTTTCAAACACCATAATGTATGAAAAATATGTAGACTGTACTAATTCGCAAATGTGA
- a CDS encoding branched-chain amino acid aminotransferase: MLQRRYKQMTKKDIKWSELGFNYIKTDKRYISRWKDGSWDEGQLVEDNKISISEGSTCLHYGQECFEGLKAYGTKDGGIQLFRPDENAKRMQTSCEKIMMPKVPVEKFVDACMQVVKANEAWVPPYGSGATFYLRPFVIGVGDNIGVKPAEEYIFGIFGMPVGPYFKGGMSPVNFTTTDEDRAAPNGTGKIKVGGNYAASLHSHNDAAKNGFADCIYLDPATHTKIDEVGAANFFGITKDNKFVTPKSSSILPSITRISLMQVSREYLGMEAIEEDVFIDELDNFKEAGACGTAAVITPIGGIEYKGKLHVFHSETEVGPVTKKLYETLYNIQMGDIKAPEGWIYKVL, encoded by the coding sequence ATATTACAAAGGAGGTATAAACAAATGACTAAAAAAGATATTAAGTGGTCTGAACTGGGGTTTAATTATATCAAGACTGATAAAAGATATATTTCACGCTGGAAAGACGGAAGCTGGGATGAGGGACAACTTGTTGAAGATAATAAAATATCAATAAGCGAAGGTTCTACATGCTTGCATTACGGACAGGAGTGTTTTGAGGGGCTGAAAGCTTACGGTACAAAAGATGGTGGAATTCAGCTTTTTAGACCTGATGAAAATGCAAAGAGAATGCAGACGAGCTGCGAGAAAATAATGATGCCTAAGGTTCCTGTAGAAAAATTTGTAGATGCATGTATGCAGGTTGTAAAGGCAAATGAGGCGTGGGTACCTCCGTATGGCTCAGGTGCAACATTTTATTTAAGACCGTTTGTGATCGGTGTTGGTGACAATATAGGTGTAAAGCCTGCAGAAGAATATATATTCGGAATTTTCGGAATGCCGGTTGGACCTTACTTCAAAGGAGGCATGAGTCCTGTTAACTTTACTACAACAGACGAGGACAGAGCTGCACCTAACGGAACCGGAAAAATCAAGGTTGGCGGAAACTATGCGGCAAGTCTTCATTCACATAATGATGCAGCAAAAAATGGATTTGCTGATTGTATTTATCTTGACCCTGCAACACATACTAAAATTGATGAAGTTGGAGCTGCAAACTTTTTTGGAATTACAAAGGATAATAAATTTGTGACACCAAAATCTTCATCAATACTGCCGAGTATCACCAGAATATCACTTATGCAGGTTTCCAGGGAATACTTAGGAATGGAAGCAATAGAAGAAGATGTATTTATAGATGAACTTGACAATTTTAAAGAAGCAGGTGCGTGCGGAACTGCAGCTGTTATTACTCCAATAGGCGGCATTGAGTACAAAGGAAAACTTCACGTATTCCACAGTGAAACAGAAGTAGGACCTGTTACAAAGAAATTATATGAAACTTTATACAATATTCAGATGGGAGATATTAAAGCTCCGGAAGGATGGATTTACAAAGTTCTATAA
- a CDS encoding glycine C-acetyltransferase, whose amino-acid sequence MYKESKQIYTDILQEIKDSGLWKEERIITTPQRSRIDTTMVEGVLNMCANNYLGLSDNKDVIEAAKQAYDSWGYGLSSVRFICGTQGIHKQLEQKLSEFLKTEDTILYSSAFDANGGLFETITTDKDAIISDELNHASIIDGVRLAKAKKYRYKNNNMKSLEEQLMQADKDGARMKLIATDGVFSMDGIVADLKGICDLADKYNALVMVDDSHAVGFVGEKGRGTHEYRDVVGRVDIITGTLGKALGGASGGYTSGRKEIIDLLRQRSRPYLFSNTLAPAIAGASLKVLEMLSESTQYRDKLEENTKYFRQEIKKIGLEIIDSEHPIVPIMLGDAVLSQKMAEKLLEKGVYAIGFYYPVVPKGKARIRTQISAAHSKDDLDFAINAFKEVKSELGI is encoded by the coding sequence ATGTATAAGGAATCAAAACAAATTTATACTGACATTTTACAAGAAATCAAGGACAGCGGGCTTTGGAAGGAAGAGAGAATTATTACAACTCCTCAAAGAAGCAGAATAGACACAACCATGGTGGAAGGCGTATTGAATATGTGCGCAAACAATTACCTGGGGCTTTCGGATAACAAGGATGTTATTGAAGCGGCCAAACAGGCCTATGATTCATGGGGCTATGGATTATCTTCTGTTAGATTTATATGCGGAACACAGGGGATACATAAGCAGCTGGAGCAAAAACTAAGTGAATTTCTTAAAACTGAAGATACAATTTTGTATTCTTCAGCATTTGACGCAAACGGCGGCTTATTTGAAACAATAACAACGGATAAAGATGCAATAATAAGTGATGAATTAAATCATGCTAGCATTATCGATGGTGTTAGACTCGCCAAGGCAAAAAAATACAGATACAAAAACAACAATATGAAGTCGTTGGAAGAACAGCTTATGCAGGCTGATAAAGACGGAGCACGCATGAAACTTATCGCAACAGACGGAGTGTTCTCCATGGACGGAATAGTTGCTGATTTAAAAGGAATCTGTGATTTGGCGGATAAATACAATGCTCTGGTAATGGTTGATGACAGTCATGCTGTGGGATTTGTGGGCGAAAAGGGAAGAGGAACTCATGAGTACAGAGATGTAGTAGGAAGAGTCGATATTATAACAGGAACTTTAGGTAAGGCTCTGGGAGGAGCATCCGGTGGATATACAAGCGGAAGAAAAGAAATAATAGATTTGCTGAGACAGCGTTCGAGGCCGTATTTGTTTTCAAATACATTGGCGCCGGCGATTGCGGGAGCGTCGCTGAAAGTTCTTGAGATGCTTAGTGAAAGTACACAGTACAGAGATAAGCTGGAGGAAAATACAAAGTACTTCAGGCAGGAAATCAAAAAAATAGGACTTGAAATAATCGACAGCGAACATCCTATAGTTCCAATCATGCTTGGAGATGCTGTGCTTTCTCAAAAAATGGCTGAAAAATTGCTGGAAAAGGGAGTGTATGCTATAGGATTCTATTATCCTGTTGTTCCAAAGGGAAAAGCGAGAATAAGGACACAGATTTCTGCAGCTCATTCCAAAGACGATTTGGATTTTGCAATTAATGCGTTTAAAGAAGTTAAGTCCGAGCTTGGAATTTAA
- the tdh gene encoding L-threonine 3-dehydrogenase gives MDALVKKYKEKGLWLEQVDVPTPKEGEVLVKLHKTSICGTDVHIYEWNKWAQDTIPVPMTIGHEFVGEIVEVGKGVKDLYAGDLVSGEGHIVCGKCRNCLAGRRHLCKDTMGVGVNRTGIFSEYVTLPATNIWLCDKSLPEELYSIFDPFGNAAHTALSFDVLGEDVLITGAGPIGVMAAAISKFAGARFIVITDINDSRLQLAAKMGNFRTVNTAKEKLSDVMSELGMKEGFDVGMEMSGNHVALNQIIDNMSHGGKIAMLGLQDTNTAIDWNKVVFNGLHIKGIYGREMFETWYKMQAMIKAGLDISPIITHRYHYTEFEKGFEAMISGKSGKVILDWTEKK, from the coding sequence ATGGATGCGCTTGTAAAGAAATACAAAGAAAAAGGTTTATGGCTTGAACAAGTTGATGTTCCTACTCCCAAAGAAGGGGAAGTTCTTGTGAAACTTCATAAAACCTCAATATGTGGAACAGATGTTCACATTTATGAGTGGAATAAATGGGCTCAAGATACAATACCGGTTCCTATGACAATCGGTCATGAGTTTGTAGGTGAAATTGTAGAAGTAGGCAAAGGTGTTAAAGATTTGTACGCAGGTGATTTGGTATCGGGAGAAGGTCATATAGTATGCGGCAAATGCAGAAACTGTCTTGCGGGAAGAAGGCATCTGTGCAAGGATACAATGGGGGTGGGTGTTAACAGAACAGGAATTTTCTCCGAATATGTAACACTGCCTGCAACTAACATTTGGCTTTGTGATAAATCACTCCCGGAAGAATTATACAGCATTTTTGATCCGTTCGGCAATGCTGCTCATACAGCCCTCTCATTTGATGTTCTGGGAGAAGATGTGCTTATTACGGGCGCAGGTCCAATAGGTGTTATGGCAGCAGCTATTTCAAAATTTGCCGGAGCGAGATTCATAGTTATAACTGATATTAATGACAGCAGGCTTCAGCTGGCTGCTAAAATGGGGAATTTCAGAACCGTCAACACAGCTAAAGAAAAGCTGAGTGATGTAATGAGTGAATTGGGTATGAAAGAAGGATTTGATGTGGGAATGGAGATGTCGGGTAATCACGTGGCACTCAATCAAATTATTGATAACATGTCTCACGGAGGCAAAATTGCAATGCTTGGACTTCAGGACACAAACACGGCAATTGACTGGAACAAGGTAGTATTTAACGGACTTCACATAAAAGGAATTTACGGAAGGGAAATGTTTGAAACATGGTACAAAATGCAGGCTATGATTAAGGCGGGACTTGATATATCGCCAATTATAACTCATAGATATCATTACACTGAGTTTGAAAAAGGCTTTGAAGCCATGATAAGCGGAAAGTCAGGAAAGGTTATTCTGGACTGGACTGAGAAAAAATAA
- a CDS encoding metallophosphoesterase: MKIFAIADLHFDSKNEKPMNIFGDNWINHENKIIDDWVKTVSCEDLVLVPGDISWATKLDEAVEDLEKIDGLPGTKIIGKGNHDYWWATASKLDGLGLKTIKFLKNNSYEFDGAVICGTRGWDTLKDHQEDISNEKIYMREMNRLKISLDATKKSKGVKIVMLHFPPFDSNGIPNDFFNIIKEYGAEVCIYGHLHGEEGHKNVREGIINDISVHCVSSDYLRFKLKKILW; encoded by the coding sequence AATATTTTTGGAGACAATTGGATTAACCATGAAAATAAAATCATTGATGACTGGGTAAAAACCGTCAGCTGTGAGGATCTTGTTTTGGTTCCGGGTGATATTTCTTGGGCAACAAAGCTTGATGAGGCAGTTGAGGACTTGGAAAAAATAGACGGACTGCCGGGAACTAAAATTATAGGCAAGGGAAATCATGATTATTGGTGGGCTACTGCCAGCAAATTGGACGGCCTTGGATTGAAAACAATCAAGTTTTTAAAGAATAACAGTTATGAATTTGACGGAGCTGTTATTTGCGGAACTAGAGGATGGGATACATTAAAAGATCATCAGGAGGATATTTCAAACGAAAAAATTTATATGAGAGAAATGAACAGGCTTAAGATTTCTCTTGATGCGACAAAAAAAAGCAAGGGCGTAAAAATAGTTATGCTGCATTTTCCTCCATTTGATTCTAACGGCATTCCAAACGATTTTTTTAATATAATTAAGGAGTACGGAGCCGAAGTGTGCATATATGGCCATCTTCATGGAGAAGAAGGGCACAAAAATGTCAGGGAGGGTATTATTAATGACATTTCTGTTCACTGTGTTTCGAGCGACTATTTAAGGTTTAAACTAAAAAAAATTTTGTGGTAG